The DNA segment TAGGTCGATAGTAGAACTCCATTCCAACATTAGCTAGTAGTTGATACTTCTTATATTCAACACAACAGGAGATCGTCATGAAAAATGATCACTTGAAGTATTTCTCACATTTCTTTATAGCTATGTTCTTCATTGTTGTGCTCGTTGGATGCAAAGAAGCGAGTAATGAAGTAACTCCCGAAGAAACAGTCGATCTCAGTCATTTTACAGCCGAGAATTTCCCCAGAGTTGATGGTTCTACGTCGAACCGGCCGATGATGGTGGTTCTTGCGTGCGAAATATTCAAATTGCAATTTCAGTGGTTCGATGCAGGCGATGCTACCATGCAGCCGTTTCCAGTGACGGACTCGGCAAAATTAAAAGAAACGGATTTTGCCAGGAATATCACTTTCTACAAAACAATCAGGGCGTACGACAGGCTTATCTATGACAGCACCGACGTTATCCTTGTTGCAAACGCACCTTCACAGGATCATCTTCAACTGGCAGCGAGTCTTGGCGTAAGTTTTTCTATCGCGCCGATTGCACTAGACGGAATTGTATTTCTGTTAAATTCTGCCAACCCGGTAAACAATCTTACCACTGAACAGATTATCGGCATC comes from the Ignavibacteriales bacterium genome and includes:
- a CDS encoding substrate-binding domain-containing protein, which gives rise to MKNDHLKYFSHFFIAMFFIVVLVGCKEASNEVTPEETVDLSHFTAENFPRVDGSTSNRPMMVVLACEIFKLQFQWFDAGDATMQPFPVTDSAKLKETDFARNITFYKTIRAYDRLIYDSTDVILVANAPSQDHLQLAASLGVSFSIAPIALDGIVFLLNSANPVNNLTTEQIIGIYTGQIKNWKEVGGNDVLIGAYIRNRNSGSQELMEQLVMQGRTMIDAPDMILFDMMGLINKIITDQNGIGYTVYYYNATMVPRNEVKRISINGIKPDAATINSGAYRYVAPVYAIIRTTLDKNSNAYLFWKWMQTNAGQLAVAKSGYVAYSGKK